The Lycium barbarum isolate Lr01 chromosome 10, ASM1917538v2, whole genome shotgun sequence genome includes a region encoding these proteins:
- the LOC132612592 gene encoding uncharacterized protein LOC132612592 isoform X1, with the protein MGGCVSRPDSCVGGKLRGTKKFRRRRRRRRKANKKRVLSSNLYDRSLDKIDESFPLDNYNFNNPTFQGRIEEAWFDSAAIFESDCSDKDFQSVPDDTITADVLSLNSFEGGRTSVASIKDANHEELLSNRTSSCESCSGRTVKPPGSSVHPKEVDSRTKLEEPHSEISSSENVGSEREDGLLENCGILSNNCLPRLTSTVVPIEKRSHSSSPPSARKKADLKSPFKWKEGNPYATLLSSKTVLERPIAGSQVPVSPLEKKLPDSWSHIEPSTFRVRGGNYFRDKKKEFAANHAAYYPFGVDVFLSQRKIDHIARLVELPVIEHSETLPAILVVNIQVPLYPTANFQGETDGKGMSFVLYFKLSESYAKELPSHFQENIRRVMDDEVEKVKAFPVDATVPYRERLKILGRVANLEDLRLSGAERKLMQAYNEKPVLSRPQHEFYKGETYFEIDIDMHRFSYISRKGCETFLDRLKLCSLDVGLTIQGNKTEELPEQLLCCIRLNEIDYENYQQLGLKIEPLE; encoded by the exons ATGGGGGGATGTGTATCAAGGCCAGATAGTTGTGTAGGAGGTAAATTGAGAGGTACAAAGAAgtttagaagaagaagaagaagaaggaggaaagcCAACAAGAAAAGAGTATTATCTTCTAATTTGTATGATAGGTCACTTGACAAGATTGATGAGTCATTCCCTTTGGATAACTACAACTTCAACAATCCAACATTTCAAG GAAGAATTGAGGAGGCATGGTTTGATTCGGCTGCAATATTTGAATCTGACTGCAGTGACAAAGATTTCCAGAGTGTTCCTGATG ACACAATTACTGCAGATGTGCTTTCTCTCAACAGCTTTGAGGGTGGACGGACTAGTGTAGCTTCTATCAAAGATGCTAACCATGAGGAACTATTAAGCAATCGTACTAGCAGCTGCGAAAGTTGCTCAGGTAGAACTGTCAAACCACCAGGCAGTTCGGTACATCCAAAAGAAGTGGATTCTCGAACAAAACTTGAAGAACCCCACAGTGAGATCTCGTCCTCAGAAAATGTAGGTAGTGAAAGGGAGGATGGTTTGTTGGAGAACTGTGGAATTCTTTCAAACAACTGTCTGCCCCGTCTTACCTCTACTGTTGTGCCAATAGAGAAGAGATCTCATAGCTCTAGTCCTCCAAGTGCAAGGAAGAAAGCGGACCTAAAAAGTCCCTTCAAATGGAAAGAAGGAAATCCCTATGCCACTCTAC TTTCATCTAAAACCGTGCTTGAAAGGCCCATAGCTGGTAGCCAAGTACCAGTTAGCCCATTGGAGAAGAAATTGCCTGACAGTTGGTCTCATATTGAACCAAGTACCTTCAGGGTTCGGGGAGGAAACTATTTTAG AGACAAAAAGAAAGAGTTTGCTGCAAATCATGCAGCATATTATCCTTTTGGTGTTGATGTATTTTTATCTCAAAGAAAGATTGATCATATTGCTCGACTTGTGGAACTTCCTGTCATTGAACACTCTGAGACACTTCCAGCCATTCTTGTAGTGAATATTCAG GTACCGTTATATCCTACTGCAAATTTTCAGGGTGAAACTGATGGTAAAGGAATGAGTTTTGTCTTGTACTTTAAGCTTTCCGAAAGTTATGCAAAGGAACTTCCTTCTCATTTTCAAGAGAACATCAGA AGGGTAATGGATGATGAAGTGGAAAAAGTGAAGGCTTTTCCAGTAGATGCTACTGTTCCCTACAGGGAACGGTTGAAGATATTAGGTCGTGTAGCAAATCTGGAGGACCTTCGGTTAAGTGGAGCAGAGAGGAAGCTTATGCAGGCCTACAACGAAAAACCTGTTCTTTCACGTCCTCAACATGAGTTCTACAAG GGAGAAACTTATTTTGAGATTGATATAGATATGCACAGATTCAGTTACATATCTAGGAAGGGTTGTGAAACATTCCTAGATAGGCTAAAGCTCTGTTCCTTGGATGTAGGCCTCACAATTCAG GGTAACAAAACTGAAGAATTGCCGGAGCAGCTCTTATGTTGTATACGGTTAAATGAAATCGACTATGAGAATTATCAGCAACTGGGGTTAAAAATTGAGCCCCTTGAATAG
- the LOC132612592 gene encoding uncharacterized protein LOC132612592 isoform X2 translates to MGGCVSRPDSCVGGKLRGTKKFRRRRRRRRKANKKRVLSSNLYDRSLDKIDESFPLDNYNFNNPTFQGRIEEAWFDSAAIFESDCSDKDFQSVPDDVLSLNSFEGGRTSVASIKDANHEELLSNRTSSCESCSGRTVKPPGSSVHPKEVDSRTKLEEPHSEISSSENVGSEREDGLLENCGILSNNCLPRLTSTVVPIEKRSHSSSPPSARKKADLKSPFKWKEGNPYATLLSSKTVLERPIAGSQVPVSPLEKKLPDSWSHIEPSTFRVRGGNYFRDKKKEFAANHAAYYPFGVDVFLSQRKIDHIARLVELPVIEHSETLPAILVVNIQVPLYPTANFQGETDGKGMSFVLYFKLSESYAKELPSHFQENIRRVMDDEVEKVKAFPVDATVPYRERLKILGRVANLEDLRLSGAERKLMQAYNEKPVLSRPQHEFYKGETYFEIDIDMHRFSYISRKGCETFLDRLKLCSLDVGLTIQGNKTEELPEQLLCCIRLNEIDYENYQQLGLKIEPLE, encoded by the exons ATGGGGGGATGTGTATCAAGGCCAGATAGTTGTGTAGGAGGTAAATTGAGAGGTACAAAGAAgtttagaagaagaagaagaagaaggaggaaagcCAACAAGAAAAGAGTATTATCTTCTAATTTGTATGATAGGTCACTTGACAAGATTGATGAGTCATTCCCTTTGGATAACTACAACTTCAACAATCCAACATTTCAAG GAAGAATTGAGGAGGCATGGTTTGATTCGGCTGCAATATTTGAATCTGACTGCAGTGACAAAGATTTCCAGAGTGTTCCTGATG ATGTGCTTTCTCTCAACAGCTTTGAGGGTGGACGGACTAGTGTAGCTTCTATCAAAGATGCTAACCATGAGGAACTATTAAGCAATCGTACTAGCAGCTGCGAAAGTTGCTCAGGTAGAACTGTCAAACCACCAGGCAGTTCGGTACATCCAAAAGAAGTGGATTCTCGAACAAAACTTGAAGAACCCCACAGTGAGATCTCGTCCTCAGAAAATGTAGGTAGTGAAAGGGAGGATGGTTTGTTGGAGAACTGTGGAATTCTTTCAAACAACTGTCTGCCCCGTCTTACCTCTACTGTTGTGCCAATAGAGAAGAGATCTCATAGCTCTAGTCCTCCAAGTGCAAGGAAGAAAGCGGACCTAAAAAGTCCCTTCAAATGGAAAGAAGGAAATCCCTATGCCACTCTAC TTTCATCTAAAACCGTGCTTGAAAGGCCCATAGCTGGTAGCCAAGTACCAGTTAGCCCATTGGAGAAGAAATTGCCTGACAGTTGGTCTCATATTGAACCAAGTACCTTCAGGGTTCGGGGAGGAAACTATTTTAG AGACAAAAAGAAAGAGTTTGCTGCAAATCATGCAGCATATTATCCTTTTGGTGTTGATGTATTTTTATCTCAAAGAAAGATTGATCATATTGCTCGACTTGTGGAACTTCCTGTCATTGAACACTCTGAGACACTTCCAGCCATTCTTGTAGTGAATATTCAG GTACCGTTATATCCTACTGCAAATTTTCAGGGTGAAACTGATGGTAAAGGAATGAGTTTTGTCTTGTACTTTAAGCTTTCCGAAAGTTATGCAAAGGAACTTCCTTCTCATTTTCAAGAGAACATCAGA AGGGTAATGGATGATGAAGTGGAAAAAGTGAAGGCTTTTCCAGTAGATGCTACTGTTCCCTACAGGGAACGGTTGAAGATATTAGGTCGTGTAGCAAATCTGGAGGACCTTCGGTTAAGTGGAGCAGAGAGGAAGCTTATGCAGGCCTACAACGAAAAACCTGTTCTTTCACGTCCTCAACATGAGTTCTACAAG GGAGAAACTTATTTTGAGATTGATATAGATATGCACAGATTCAGTTACATATCTAGGAAGGGTTGTGAAACATTCCTAGATAGGCTAAAGCTCTGTTCCTTGGATGTAGGCCTCACAATTCAG GGTAACAAAACTGAAGAATTGCCGGAGCAGCTCTTATGTTGTATACGGTTAAATGAAATCGACTATGAGAATTATCAGCAACTGGGGTTAAAAATTGAGCCCCTTGAATAG